The Platichthys flesus chromosome 10, fPlaFle2.1, whole genome shotgun sequence genome includes a window with the following:
- the cfd gene encoding complement factor D — protein MASGGELFVAAAVFVVSLISQSEGIIGGREALPHSRPYMASIQVPEGENLTHECGGFVVADQWVMTAAHCLSTGPNGRKVVLGVHSLSEPEETKQTFDILESYTHPDYSQSNYDNDIALIKLDRPVTVSEAVKPVAFLRVGGTNPGTGAEVDAAGWGSLDDLGSRPDKLKEVSVDMFSSTRCKRSDYYGRKFTSNMMCAHRVCPDPCDQPFRKEDTCDGDSGGPLLYNGVVVGVTSNGGKKCGQIRKPGIYTIVSHYTAWIDDTMSLQPSAASDQSS, from the exons ATGGCGTCGGGTGGAGAACTGtttgtggctgctgctgtttttgttgtttccctCATTTCACAAA GCGAGGGGATCATTGGGGGCAGAGAGGCATTGCCACACTCTCGGCCTTACATGGCCTCCATCCAGGTGCCAGAGGGGGAGAACCTGACACATGAGTGTGGGGGGTTTGTGGTGGCAGATCAGTGGGTGATGACGGCAGCTCACTGTCTCTCCACCGG TCCTAACGGGAGGAAGGTCGTGCTGGGTGTCCATTCTCTGAGTGAACCCGAGGAAACAAAGCAAACCTTTGACATTTTGGAATCTTACACCCACCCAGACTACAGCCAGTCAAATTACGATAACGACATCGCTCTAATTAAG CTGGATCGTCCGGTCACCGTGTCCGAGGCTGTTAAACCGGTGGCGTTCCTGCGAGTGGGGGGGACAAACCCCGGCACCGGTGCAGAGGTGGACGCGGCTGGCTGGGGTTCCCTGGACGACCTGGGCTCCAGACCCGACAAGCTCAAAGAGGTGTCGGTGGACATGTTCAGCTCGACTCGCTGCAAACGCAGTGACTACTACGGCAGGAAGTTCACCAGCAACATGATGTGTGCTCACAGGGTTTGTCCAGATCCCTGTGATCAGCCGTTCAGGAAAGAAGACACTTGTGAT gGAGACTCGGGGGGTCCTCTGCTCTACAATGGAGTTGTGGTCGGCGTCACTTCCAACGGGGGAAAGAAGTGTGGCCAAATTAGAAAGCCTGGAATTTACACCATCGTCTCCCACTACACTGCATGGATCGACGACACCATGTCCCTGCAGCCGAGTGCAGCAAGCGACCAGAGCAGCTAG